One stretch of Chitinophaga pendula DNA includes these proteins:
- the serA gene encoding phosphoglycerate dehydrogenase — protein MDQQKMTSYPKEKISILLLENISDAAVAEFTNAGYTNVRKLNGALGEEELIREIKDVHLLGIRSKTQVTRKVLEAANKLQAIGCFCIGTNQVDLKSATEFGVAVFNAPYSNTRSVAELVIGLSIMLIRRIPDKNKAAHEGIWRKEAAGSFELRGKTLGIIGYGNIGSQVSVLAEGMGMDVIYYDVETKLPLGNASQERKLHELLGKADIISLHVPSTPATANMINQQTLKDVKKGAIFINYARGEVVDLDALKAALESGQLAGAAIDVFPVEPEKNGAAFTTPLQQLPNVILTPHIGGSTEEAQHNIGLDVSSKMLNYLEKGASFGSHTIPALSVPAIENTHRILHIHENVPGVLSEINTALSGKKINVLGQYLKTNDRIGYVVLDVDMELSQEALALLKEVNHTIKTRILY, from the coding sequence ATGGACCAGCAAAAGATGACAAGTTATCCAAAAGAAAAGATCAGTATTTTATTGTTGGAAAATATCAGCGACGCCGCTGTAGCTGAATTTACCAATGCCGGTTACACCAATGTTCGGAAGTTGAACGGTGCGCTTGGAGAAGAAGAGCTGATCCGGGAGATTAAGGATGTACATTTGCTGGGAATACGATCGAAGACACAGGTTACCCGCAAAGTACTGGAAGCAGCCAATAAATTACAGGCTATCGGGTGTTTTTGTATCGGCACCAACCAGGTAGATCTTAAAAGCGCTACCGAATTCGGAGTAGCCGTTTTTAACGCACCATATAGCAACACACGTTCTGTAGCCGAACTCGTGATAGGATTGTCCATCATGCTTATCCGTCGTATACCCGATAAGAACAAAGCTGCACATGAAGGTATCTGGAGAAAAGAAGCTGCCGGCAGCTTTGAGCTAAGGGGTAAAACGTTAGGCATTATCGGTTATGGCAATATCGGCAGCCAGGTAAGTGTACTCGCCGAGGGAATGGGCATGGATGTGATCTACTATGATGTAGAAACCAAACTACCACTTGGCAATGCATCCCAGGAAAGGAAATTGCACGAACTTCTGGGAAAAGCTGATATCATTTCCCTCCATGTACCGTCCACACCGGCAACTGCCAATATGATCAATCAGCAGACCCTGAAGGATGTAAAAAAAGGTGCCATCTTCATTAACTATGCAAGAGGAGAAGTGGTAGACCTGGATGCATTGAAAGCAGCACTCGAGAGCGGTCAGCTCGCCGGCGCCGCCATAGATGTATTCCCTGTAGAACCAGAAAAAAACGGCGCCGCTTTTACAACGCCACTCCAACAGCTACCCAACGTAATCCTTACCCCCCATATCGGAGGCAGTACAGAAGAAGCGCAGCACAACATCGGCCTGGATGTAAGCAGTAAAATGCTCAATTACCTGGAGAAAGGTGCCAGCTTCGGTTCTCATACCATCCCCGCTTTGAGCGTACCGGCTATAGAAAATACACATCGGATACTACATATACACGAAAACGTACCAGGAGTACTTTCCGAGATCAACACAGCCTTGTCCGGAAAAAAGATCAACGTATTAGGCCAGTATCTTAAAACAAATGACCGTATCGGGTACGTAGTTCTTGATGTAGATATGGAACTATCACAGGAAGCATTGGCACTGCTCAAAGAGGTCAACCATACCATTAAAACAAGGATATTGTACTAA
- a CDS encoding DUF4260 domain-containing protein — MMKRILQLEEVGMLLLALFLFQQQSPYSWWLFAACILLPDLSMLGYLGGNKAGAFLYNLLHHKGIAILVYLAGNYLESDPLLFAGLILFAHASMDRIFGYGLKQLTGFHDTHLGKIGKAKTE, encoded by the coding sequence ATGATGAAGCGCATTTTACAATTGGAAGAGGTTGGTATGTTGCTGCTGGCCCTGTTCTTATTTCAACAACAAAGCCCATACTCCTGGTGGTTGTTTGCAGCATGTATACTCCTGCCAGACCTGAGCATGTTGGGATATTTGGGAGGGAATAAAGCAGGCGCTTTTTTATACAATCTTTTGCATCATAAAGGCATCGCCATTTTGGTATACCTGGCAGGTAACTACCTGGAAAGTGACCCCTTATTATTCGCAGGGCTGATTCTGTTTGCTCATGCAAGTATGGATCGTATTTTCGGCTATGGTCTTAAACAGCTGACGGGATTCCATGATACACATCTCGGAAAGATCGGGAAAGCCAAGACAGAATAA
- a CDS encoding cation diffusion facilitator family transporter, translated as MLQKELRVIFISLIVSLLLTGVKFAAYFLTHSVAILSDALESIINVVAGAFACYSIYLASKPKDENHPYGHGKVEFFSIGFEGAMIFIAGCLILFKAIQFFITPQPLHEMGQGLILIAITTLANLLLGLFLVRSGKKLRSITISGNGQHIMTDVYSSAGLIAALLIIRYTGWVWMDPAISLLMGLLILRKGYQLLRRSISGLMDETDMQMVEQVIDILSKNRRKSWIDVHNMRVQQYGNNYHIDCHVTLPYYMELVDAHDELKAIEHLVNQEITSGETELFIHADPCIPSCCHYCQLFECPVRQHTFTGKIDWTKENVLPNRKHGVEEKSSATT; from the coding sequence TTGCTACAAAAAGAGCTACGCGTAATATTTATATCACTGATCGTAAGTTTGCTGCTTACAGGGGTAAAGTTTGCCGCCTATTTTTTAACCCACTCCGTAGCTATCCTGTCAGACGCCCTCGAATCGATCATTAACGTGGTCGCTGGCGCCTTTGCCTGCTACAGTATCTACCTGGCTAGTAAGCCCAAAGATGAAAACCATCCCTATGGTCACGGGAAAGTCGAATTCTTCTCCATCGGCTTTGAAGGGGCCATGATCTTTATCGCAGGTTGCCTGATACTTTTTAAAGCCATCCAGTTTTTTATTACACCTCAGCCGCTGCACGAAATGGGGCAGGGGCTCATACTTATCGCAATCACCACCTTGGCCAACCTGTTGCTGGGACTTTTTCTGGTACGCTCCGGCAAGAAGTTACGTTCCATCACCATCTCTGGTAATGGCCAGCATATCATGACCGATGTCTATAGCAGCGCCGGACTTATAGCCGCGTTGCTGATAATCCGCTATACCGGATGGGTCTGGATGGATCCCGCAATCTCTTTGCTGATGGGACTGCTTATCCTGCGGAAAGGATATCAGCTGCTCCGTCGTTCCATCTCCGGCCTGATGGATGAAACAGATATGCAGATGGTAGAACAGGTGATCGACATTTTGTCAAAGAATCGCCGGAAAAGCTGGATAGATGTACATAACATGCGGGTACAACAATATGGCAACAATTATCACATAGATTGCCATGTCACATTACCTTATTATATGGAACTGGTCGATGCCCATGACGAATTAAAGGCCATAGAACACCTGGTCAACCAGGAGATCACCTCCGGCGAAACGGAACTCTTTATACACGCTGACCCTTGCATTCCTTCCTGCTGCCATTACTGCCAGCTGTTTGAATGTCCCGTACGTCAACATACATTTACCGGTAAAATCGATTGGACGAAAGAAAATGTATTACCCAACAGGAAACATGGGGTAGAAGAAAAATCCTCCGCTACGACATGA
- a CDS encoding serine hydrolase domain-containing protein, with the protein MKRLKFITGIFAISAISFSVLTGCQSNAARKKAANKKKTDSVYTIGLTDQEKAAILNDPRTKRMQQDLATFYNTRLLRSGFNGAILVARKGVVIFEEYKGVENFKTKQPLTDSSSFQLASVSKTFTGMATLWLMEQQKLKLDDTIQQYFPDFPYMGITIRMLLNHRSGLPNYLYFCDSLVKDKKQFLTNEEIIRLMTAHKPPLAHQPGTHFQYCNTNYMLLAAIIEKVSGQPYATFMEQTFFAPLGMGNTFVYDPTRAPRPHQTVSHKYNGQAEPDTNLDGVEGDKGIYSTVQDMLKWDQALYSGKLLKPETLKEAYTPYSNEKPGIRNYGLGWRLMIYPDSTKIVYHNGWWRGNNTVFYRFIQDSSTLIILGNKYNRGIYQAVKPIHEIMGHGAGEEAGEE; encoded by the coding sequence ATGAAGCGATTGAAATTCATCACTGGTATATTTGCTATATCAGCTATCTCCTTCTCCGTACTCACCGGTTGTCAGAGTAATGCCGCCAGAAAAAAGGCCGCCAATAAGAAAAAAACAGATAGCGTATATACTATAGGGCTCACCGACCAAGAAAAAGCTGCTATCCTGAATGATCCACGTACGAAGCGGATGCAACAGGATCTGGCTACCTTTTATAATACCAGGCTACTTCGTTCCGGTTTTAATGGTGCGATACTGGTTGCCCGCAAGGGGGTTGTTATTTTTGAAGAATATAAAGGGGTGGAAAACTTCAAAACCAAGCAGCCGCTTACTGATAGTTCTTCTTTTCAGCTGGCTTCTGTGTCGAAGACCTTTACCGGTATGGCTACGTTATGGCTGATGGAGCAGCAGAAATTGAAGCTGGACGATACGATACAACAGTATTTCCCGGATTTCCCTTATATGGGTATCACTATACGTATGTTATTGAACCACCGGAGCGGGTTACCTAATTACCTGTATTTCTGCGATAGCCTGGTCAAGGATAAAAAACAGTTTTTAACTAATGAGGAGATCATCCGGTTGATGACTGCTCATAAGCCACCGCTGGCGCATCAGCCGGGCACGCATTTCCAATATTGTAATACCAATTATATGCTGCTGGCTGCTATCATTGAAAAGGTCAGTGGTCAGCCTTATGCTACTTTTATGGAGCAGACCTTTTTTGCTCCATTGGGTATGGGTAATACGTTCGTCTATGATCCTACCCGTGCTCCCCGCCCCCATCAGACGGTTAGTCACAAGTACAACGGACAGGCGGAGCCGGATACGAACCTAGACGGTGTAGAGGGAGATAAAGGCATTTACAGTACGGTGCAGGATATGCTGAAATGGGATCAGGCGCTGTATTCAGGTAAGTTGTTGAAGCCGGAAACTTTAAAAGAGGCGTATACCCCTTACAGCAATGAAAAGCCTGGTATCCGTAATTATGGATTGGGATGGAGACTGATGATATATCCTGACAGCACTAAGATCGTATATCACAATGGCTGGTGGCGTGGCAACAATACCGTATTCTACCGCTTTATACAGGACTCTTCCACATTGATTATATTAGGTAACAAGTACAACAGGGGCATTTACCAGGCGGTAAAGCCTATCCATGAGATTATGGGGCACGGTGCAGGAGAAGAAGCCGGGGAGGAATAA